A genome region from Arachis duranensis cultivar V14167 chromosome 6, aradu.V14167.gnm2.J7QH, whole genome shotgun sequence includes the following:
- the LOC107494757 gene encoding GRAS family protein RAM1-like — MINSLCGSSVSLKSENSSTKLQPTSSNDSVLQSNKKNNATQSSVDLLEQNNNSTLTPPSLNLPGLKFDLDGDVEVQSPDSSMWESFFSDQLDTDFMMCSPVRNVPSPQQASTYNCNYNYAHSMQAQSFSGCSPPRFLAQIGAYNSSGGGGGGKGKGLSPLHRVFNSPNNQYMQHVENLSLPAIEEFLEEFQQGEYSSITAANNSSKVGDGSDIVGSSSECFELGNLIPSASEESSVQENEIYHHMGSMVSASLSQALQQERYHEKQQKQQVQQQQQHPHSHQHHQNLMVPIPLGLEQEQESGLQLVHLLLACAEAVAKEEYMLARRYLQHLNRVVTPLGDSMQRVASCFTESLTARLATTSTSNNANPTPSSTFPHSNSMEILKIYQIVYQACPYIKFAHFTANQAIFEAFEGEERVHVIDLDILQGYQWPAFMQALAARSSGAPFLRITGVGPSIESVKETGRCLTELAHSLRIPFEFHPVGEQLENLKPHMFNRRVGEALAVNTVNQLHRVPGNALGNLLTMIRDQAPSIVTLVEQEASHNGPYFLGRFLEALHYYSAIFDSLDATFPPESAQRAKVEQYIFAPEIRNIVACEGQERVERHERLEKWRKIMEGKGFKGVPLSPNAVTQSKILLGLYSCDGYRLTEDKGCLLLGWQDRAIIAASAWRC; from the exons ATGATCAATTCACTATGTGGAAGCTCAGTGTCTCTCAAAAGTGAGAATTCAAGCACAAAGCTACAGCCCACTTCTTCAAATGACTCAGTTTTACaatcaaataagaaaaacaaTGCTACACaatcctctgttgatttattaGAACAGAATAATAACAGTACCCTAACACCACCAAGCTTAAACCTTCCAGGACTCAAATTTGACCTTGATGGAGATGTTGAAGTCCAATCACCAGATAGTTCAATGTGGGAATCCTTTTTCTCTGATCAGTTAGATACTGATTTCATGATGTGTTCTCCAGTGAGGAATGTCCCTTCCCCACAACAAGCCTCAACTTACAATTGCAATTACAATTACGCTCATTCAATGCAAGCACAAAGCTTTTCCGGCTGCTCTCCGCCGcggtttttggcccaaatcggcgCCTACAATAGTAGCGGTGGAGGCGGCGGAGGAAAAGGGAAAGGGCTTAGTCCACTCCACAGGGTGTTCAACTCACCAAACAATCAGTACATGCAGCATGTTGAGAATCTTTCACTGCCTGCAATTGAGGAGTTCTTAGAAGAGTTTCAACAAGGGGAATACTCATCGATAACCGCCGCAAATAACAGCAGCAAAGTTGGTGACGGTTCTGATATTGTTGGAAGTTCTTCTGAATGCTTTGAGTTGGGGAATTTGATTCCTTCGGCGAGTGAAGAGTCGTCGGTGCAAGAGAATGAGATCTACCATCACATGGGTTCCATGGTCAGTGCATCGCTTTCCCAAGCGTTGCAACAAGAACGATACCATGAGAAGCAACAGAAGCAACAagtacaacaacaacaacagcatcCACACTCACATCAACACCATCAAAATTTGATGGTTCCTATTCCACTTGGACTAGAACAG GAACAAGAGAGTGGGTTGCAACTGGTGCACCTGCTTCTAGCATGTGCAGAGGCAGTGGCCAAAGAGGAATACATGCTGGCAAGGAGGTACCTCCAACACCTCAACAGAGTCGTAACACCCCTTGGCGACTCCATGCAACGCGTCGCTTCATGCTTCACTGAGTCTCTAACCGCAAGGCTAGCCACAACATCCACCTCCAATAATGCCAACCCCACACCTTCCTCCACTTTCCCACACTCAAACTCCATGGAAATCCTCAAGATCTACCAGATCGTCTACCAGGCCTGTCCCTATATCAAATTCGCCCACTTCACTGCCAACCAGGCCATCTTCGAGGCCTTCGAGGGCGAAGAGCGGGTCCACGTCATAGACCTCGACATACTCCAGGGATATCAGTGGCCCGCCTTCATGCAGGCCCTCGCCGCCCGATCTAGTGGTGCTCCATTTCTGCGGATCACCGGGGTCGGGCCTAGCATCGAGTCTGTCAAGGAGACAGGCCGATGCCTCACAGAATTGGCCCACTCGCTACGCATCCCCTTCGAATTCCACCCTGTCGGGGAACAGCTGGAGAATCTAAAGCCTCACATGTTCAACCGCCGAGTCGGCGAAGCGCTGGCCGTTAATACCGTTAATCAGCTCCACCGTGTCCCCGGTAACGCCCTCGGCAACTTACTCACCATGATAAGGGACCAAGCACCGAGCATAGTGACTCTAGTTGAGCAAGAAGCTAGCCATAACGGGCCTTATTTTCTTGGGAGGTTCTTGGAGGCATTGCATTATTATTCTGCGATTTTCGATTCCTTGGACGCGACGTTTCCACCGGAATCGGCGCAGAGGGCGAAGGTGGAGCAGTACATCTTCGCGCCGGAGATAAGGAACATTGTGGCGTGCGAGGGGCAAGAAAGGGTGGAGAGGCATGAGAGGCTCGAAAAGTGGAGGAAGATCATGGAAGGGAAAGGGTTCAAAGGGGTTCCACTGAGTCCGAACGCGGTGACTCAGTCGAAGATCTTGCTGGGTCTGTATTCTTGCGATGGGTATCGGCTTACTGAAGACAAGGGTTGCTTGCTTCTTGGGTGGCAGGATAGGGCCATAATTGCTGCATCGGCTTGGCGCTGCTAA